A single region of the Vibrio chagasii genome encodes:
- a CDS encoding CpaB family protein: MNRIIILLLIALSIFSTLIYINSNYISSDKEPQQVQKKEELKVSILVAQQEIKRSQPLTPNFYEKKFVHISDLDGYYYTLEKDIVVQPGALFKEDIKEGTYLTQEMISNPGDRDYMYLSLNDGELPYFYEVTGIGVVQTSTLIPGDKVSFVSTTSSKSNLVESGYGDIGDLVSRVIISGARVLQVIKGSEDTDSQDAEDKKYSLVIALNMRSVLKLEMAQKIGDVNIIPSEIENRYLSIRSSDLLETQFGVRELRGKD, encoded by the coding sequence ATGAACAGAATTATCATTCTCCTTCTTATCGCTTTATCTATTTTTTCGACATTGATATATATCAATAGTAATTATATTTCATCGGACAAAGAGCCACAACAAGTCCAGAAAAAAGAAGAACTCAAAGTGAGTATTTTAGTCGCTCAACAAGAGATCAAGCGCTCTCAACCCTTGACTCCCAATTTTTACGAGAAGAAGTTTGTCCATATATCGGATTTAGACGGCTATTACTATACCTTAGAAAAAGACATTGTTGTTCAACCTGGGGCTCTTTTTAAAGAAGACATCAAAGAAGGTACTTATTTAACACAAGAGATGATTTCAAACCCAGGAGACCGAGATTATATGTATCTGTCGCTTAATGATGGCGAATTGCCTTATTTTTATGAAGTAACAGGCATCGGGGTTGTACAAACATCGACCCTTATTCCTGGCGATAAAGTGAGCTTTGTTTCTACTACATCTTCAAAATCAAACCTAGTAGAGAGTGGATATGGAGACATCGGTGACTTGGTCAGCCGAGTCATTATTAGTGGAGCGCGAGTATTACAGGTGATTAAAGGTAGCGAAGATACCGACTCACAAGATGCTGAAGATAAAAAATACAGCTTAGTTATTGCTCTAAATATGCGCAGTGTATTGAAACTCGAAATGGCTCAAAAAATTGGGGATGTAAATATCATTCCTTCAGAAATTGAAAACCGCTATTTATCTATTCGCAGTAGTGATTTATTAGAAACACAGTTTGGTGTCAGAGAACTACGTGGTAAGGACTAA
- a CDS encoding A24 family peptidase — MNIEIINYSFLIALNLSIFSCVCFLDWKHRKIPNNLNKIALVVNLVVALSNGYLASSLPISIVCFVIGVLLWYLKVIGAGDVKLLTALVVGIQPDLVIATLISIGFMGGGLVLIMYIIGKIKRFNSYKKGIPYGIPIALSCFIFSTISTLSN; from the coding sequence ATGAATATAGAAATAATTAATTACTCATTTTTAATCGCTCTAAACCTATCAATATTTTCTTGTGTATGCTTTTTGGATTGGAAACACAGGAAAATACCAAACAACTTAAATAAAATTGCATTGGTAGTTAACCTGGTTGTAGCCTTATCAAACGGTTATTTGGCTTCATCCCTACCGATCTCTATTGTGTGTTTCGTTATTGGAGTTTTACTTTGGTACCTCAAGGTAATCGGTGCTGGCGATGTTAAGTTACTGACAGCATTGGTCGTTGGAATTCAACCTGATCTAGTCATTGCAACTCTGATTTCTATAGGTTTTATGGGAGGGGGATTAGTTTTAATAATGTATATAATCGGTAAGATAAAGCGTTTCAATAGCTACAAAAAAGGTATCCCTTATGGGATACCTATTGCTTTAAGTTGTTTTATTTTCAGCACAATTTCAACACTATCAAACTAA
- a CDS encoding type II and III secretion system protein family protein → MNLNKQHIALLLSAILSCPLLASELMNLDQGAAKTINLKRQISTVFVANQEIADYKIIDENKVVVYGVGQGTTSVIVYDRGGNEIYNAELVVNQSLRLLKQTLIARFPDENVVVSNIGDQVVLDGIVGSEEIKQKINRLVGEMLNKERRRAAYELKDADGEALDEIEYTAQYNYDQVINNLKVLTTEQINVKLTVAEVSSSFLTELGVTYSDSGEPGTFVNKLLDFTAQDIVAVISASGDDKIGRVLAEPNLSVISGEQASFLAGGEIPIAVRDEDGITISYKEYGVKLAMVAKVTDTENIRLTLIPEVSSIDESNKTTTGLISVPSLRTRRAQTTVHLKDGQSFVLAGLLTSEERESLTKIPILGDIPILGALFSHTSTNRSKTELIIVATVNLVDPVEQEQVKLPSFRRTSDLERLLRIDLSELDEPELENTINQGGFN, encoded by the coding sequence ATGAATTTAAACAAACAACATATAGCCTTGCTATTGTCTGCAATTCTCTCTTGCCCATTGCTCGCATCTGAATTAATGAACTTAGATCAAGGTGCGGCGAAGACCATTAATTTAAAGAGACAAATATCGACAGTATTTGTAGCGAACCAAGAGATCGCTGACTACAAAATTATTGATGAAAACAAGGTTGTCGTTTATGGCGTTGGCCAAGGCACAACTTCAGTGATTGTTTATGATCGTGGCGGAAACGAAATTTACAATGCTGAATTGGTGGTTAATCAAAGTCTAAGGCTACTAAAGCAGACGCTAATCGCACGATTCCCTGATGAAAACGTAGTGGTTTCCAATATCGGTGATCAAGTGGTACTCGATGGTATTGTTGGCAGTGAAGAGATTAAACAGAAGATCAACCGCCTTGTCGGTGAAATGCTTAATAAAGAACGTCGTCGTGCCGCTTACGAACTCAAAGATGCAGACGGTGAAGCGCTCGACGAAATAGAGTACACCGCACAATACAACTACGACCAAGTGATTAATAACTTAAAAGTGCTTACCACCGAGCAGATCAACGTAAAACTAACGGTTGCGGAAGTCTCGAGTTCATTTTTAACCGAGTTGGGTGTGACTTATAGTGACAGCGGTGAGCCAGGTACTTTTGTTAATAAGCTGCTCGACTTTACCGCTCAGGATATTGTTGCTGTTATTTCTGCGAGCGGTGATGACAAGATTGGACGCGTGCTGGCAGAGCCCAATCTATCCGTTATTTCTGGCGAACAGGCTAGCTTCCTAGCGGGTGGTGAAATCCCAATCGCGGTGCGAGACGAAGATGGCATTACCATCTCCTATAAAGAGTATGGTGTTAAATTGGCGATGGTGGCAAAGGTCACGGATACAGAGAACATCCGCTTAACCTTGATACCAGAAGTGAGCTCAATTGATGAATCAAATAAGACCACGACCGGGCTTATTTCCGTGCCTTCGTTACGTACTAGAAGAGCCCAAACTACGGTCCATTTGAAAGATGGCCAAAGCTTTGTGCTCGCAGGACTGCTGACTTCAGAAGAGCGTGAATCGTTAACCAAGATTCCAATTTTGGGTGACATCCCAATCTTGGGCGCACTGTTCAGTCACACCTCTACTAACCGCTCTAAAACTGAACTCATTATCGTCGCTACGGTTAATTTAGTCGATCCAGTTGAGCAAGAGCAGGTCAAACTGCCGAGCTTTAGGCGTACCAGCGACCTTGAACGACTCCTGAGAATCGACCTTTCTGAACTTGATGAGCCAGAGCTAGAAAACACAATCAACCAAGGAGGGTTCAACTGA
- a CDS encoding Flp family type IVb pilin, protein MYYQTLAKLAELKMKFEDDIRGVTAVEYAIIAVVMSALVLAAFQTDALKNAITGALNAVTANLTTATTGN, encoded by the coding sequence ATGTACTACCAAACTTTAGCAAAACTAGCTGAACTAAAAATGAAGTTCGAAGATGATATTCGCGGTGTTACTGCGGTGGAATATGCAATTATCGCTGTTGTAATGTCAGCTTTAGTACTTGCTGCATTTCAAACAGATGCGCTTAAAAATGCAATTACAGGTGCGTTGAATGCGGTTACAGCCAACTTGACTACTGCAACTACAGGCAATTAA